One Nostoc sp. UHCC 0302 DNA window includes the following coding sequences:
- the hetF gene encoding cell division protein HetF has translation MTQEFHISVTPVGQNDYLVRTEQVAPGVPLAEELVTWPVADWLTAAGHLMNDPLKSVLQGDPFASGGRASDIARNSVNLVALGQQFYNALFQGTLRDSWITAQGIAQNHQQVLRLRLGLKDTRLARLPWEVMHAGDRPLATGPYVAFSRFQSGILGASRLRSPNIPSPQQADSVKVLMIIASPTDQVRLDLLKHEAIKLQAELHRQILRPVEIGNHIPEIELTLLDQPGREELTQALEQGRYHVLHYSGHSNLGPNGGEIYLVSRRTGLTETLSGDDLAGLLVNNNIQMAVFNSCLGAYTATSNASEDTGERNLAESLIKRGLRSVLAMSERIPDEVAVTLTQLFYRNLSQGYPVDLCVSRVRQGLISAYGSHQTYWALPILYLQPEFDGLLSQEISLSESPELLNQYNSPLTATASSMYSAAVADHTEMPLPIEEMIPSGLAGDSSDLDWLGEDTWGDLVDEIEYDDPSYAEDSALVSDLFRQLDNQQITTGQSSMDADLMPPIRDNSLENSQVSGEMASQDEEAGLWGEDPDKITQRVGNLERNWQNSPVAPPPVPAKPRITRYRLRPIVGIVGMGAIATLIALYWWQNRPRPTLPEIPTISVPNQPIRKEPIIDLGTAATGIVTATATEKLSQGDLQSGLKAVEELLNRGALPQAEAALNLIPQNQTGDPVVNFLKGRLAWQFIQTGNNKYSVDDTRRYWENAAKGKPESLLYNNALGFAYYTEGNLIRANDSWFKALNLAIKQQNATSTSAGAKKAAVSEDGLTSYAGLALGLYKSALAQPENKQTQYINEAIKLRQMVMINDPVDFQVNKLTKNWLWTEKAIGDWRSLLQEKSDEQ, from the coding sequence GTGACCCAGGAATTTCACATCTCCGTGACCCCTGTAGGGCAGAATGACTACTTGGTGCGGACGGAACAAGTCGCGCCTGGCGTCCCATTGGCAGAAGAACTGGTAACTTGGCCTGTAGCTGATTGGTTAACTGCTGCTGGGCATTTGATGAATGACCCATTGAAGTCAGTGTTGCAGGGAGATCCGTTCGCTTCTGGTGGTCGTGCAAGCGATATTGCCAGAAACTCTGTGAACTTGGTGGCGTTGGGTCAGCAATTTTATAACGCACTGTTTCAAGGCACTCTCAGAGATAGTTGGATTACTGCTCAAGGTATTGCCCAGAACCACCAGCAAGTACTACGCTTACGTTTAGGACTAAAAGATACGAGGTTAGCTCGTCTGCCTTGGGAAGTGATGCACGCTGGCGATCGCCCTCTCGCTACTGGGCCTTATGTCGCTTTTTCTCGTTTCCAAAGTGGAATTTTAGGGGCGTCTCGTTTGCGATCACCAAATATTCCCTCACCGCAGCAAGCAGATAGCGTCAAAGTATTGATGATCATTGCTTCTCCCACAGATCAAGTCCGTCTTGACTTGCTAAAACATGAAGCTATCAAACTGCAAGCTGAACTGCATCGTCAAATTCTCCGACCTGTGGAAATTGGTAATCATATCCCAGAAATTGAACTGACTTTGCTAGACCAACCAGGGCGGGAAGAATTGACACAAGCCCTTGAACAAGGAAGATATCACGTTCTTCATTATTCTGGTCATAGTAATTTAGGCCCCAATGGTGGAGAAATTTATCTTGTTAGTCGGAGAACTGGCTTAACAGAAACTTTGAGTGGCGATGATCTAGCTGGCTTGCTTGTTAATAATAATATTCAAATGGCAGTGTTTAACTCCTGCTTGGGTGCATATACAGCTACATCCAATGCCTCTGAAGATACTGGCGAACGAAACCTCGCAGAAAGTTTAATTAAGCGGGGGCTACGGAGTGTTTTGGCGATGTCAGAACGCATTCCTGATGAAGTGGCAGTAACGCTTACACAATTGTTTTACCGTAATTTAAGTCAGGGATATCCAGTTGATTTGTGCGTGAGTCGAGTCCGCCAAGGATTAATTTCTGCCTATGGTTCTCACCAGACTTACTGGGCATTACCGATTTTATATCTCCAGCCAGAGTTTGACGGTTTATTGAGCCAGGAAATTAGTTTAAGCGAAAGTCCTGAGTTACTCAATCAATACAATTCACCTTTAACAGCAACTGCCAGTTCAATGTACTCTGCTGCTGTAGCAGATCATACTGAGATGCCTTTACCGATTGAGGAAATGATCCCTTCTGGTTTGGCGGGTGATTCTTCTGACTTGGACTGGCTAGGTGAAGACACTTGGGGCGATCTGGTTGATGAAATTGAGTATGATGACCCAAGTTATGCCGAAGATTCTGCTCTTGTTTCGGATTTGTTTCGCCAGCTAGATAACCAACAAATCACAACAGGCCAATCTTCAATGGATGCAGACCTGATGCCACCGATTCGAGACAATAGTCTAGAGAACAGTCAGGTTTCAGGAGAAATGGCTTCCCAGGATGAAGAAGCAGGATTGTGGGGAGAAGACCCAGATAAGATAACTCAAAGAGTTGGGAACTTAGAAAGAAATTGGCAAAATTCCCCTGTTGCTCCACCACCAGTGCCAGCAAAACCTCGTATCACACGCTACCGACTGCGGCCGATTGTTGGTATTGTCGGAATGGGTGCGATCGCTACGTTAATTGCTTTATATTGGTGGCAAAATCGACCACGGCCAACTTTACCTGAAATACCAACAATTTCCGTTCCTAATCAACCTATTCGCAAAGAGCCAATCATAGACTTAGGGACAGCCGCAACTGGAATTGTCACTGCCACTGCTACAGAAAAATTGAGCCAGGGCGACTTACAATCTGGGTTGAAGGCTGTGGAAGAACTATTGAATCGTGGCGCACTTCCTCAAGCTGAAGCTGCTTTGAATCTTATTCCCCAAAATCAAACAGGAGATCCAGTTGTTAACTTTTTGAAGGGGCGGTTAGCGTGGCAGTTTATCCAGACTGGAAATAATAAATATAGTGTTGATGACACGCGACGTTACTGGGAAAATGCTGCCAAAGGTAAACCAGAATCGCTTTTGTACAATAATGCTTTAGGATTTGCCTACTATACAGAAGGCAACCTGATTCGAGCCAATGACTCTTGGTTCAAAGCTTTAAATTTAGCTATCAAACAGCAGAACGCAACTTCTACTTCAGCAGGAGCTAAAAAAGCGGCAGTATCTGAGGATGGTTTAACTTCCTATGCTGGCCTAGCCCTTGGATTGTATAAATCTGCACTGGCTCAACCTGAGAATAAACAAACACAATATATTAATGAAGCCATTAAGTTGCGACAAATGGTAATGATCAATGATCCCGTAGATTTCCAAGTAAATAAATTAACTAAAAATTGGCTGTGGACAGAGAAAGCAATCGGAGATTGGCGATCGCTTCTCCAAGAAAAAAGTGACGAACAATAG
- a CDS encoding serine/threonine protein kinase → MDKSHVNQLVASIYQELLPSCQIESVDPHNPVKVYYLPEPWRLLGTGNYAAVVYHPDYPDQVIKIYAPGRPGFTDEVEVYHRLGSHSAFSECFYAKDNFLVLKRLYGITLYDSIHRGLRIPKQVIQDIDEALYYARSRGLNPHDIHGRNVMMHKGRGLVVDISDFLVQEPCLKWNHLKKAYYWLYLPFFYPLRLQVPYFALDIVRKTYRLVASLLYKKLRLTSAVGQKTPTEV, encoded by the coding sequence ATGGATAAATCGCACGTTAATCAGCTGGTCGCAAGTATTTATCAAGAACTACTTCCTAGCTGCCAAATTGAGAGTGTCGACCCCCATAATCCAGTCAAAGTATACTATCTTCCTGAACCTTGGCGACTTCTCGGTACGGGAAACTACGCCGCAGTGGTTTACCACCCCGACTACCCCGACCAAGTGATAAAAATTTACGCCCCAGGTCGCCCAGGCTTTACAGATGAAGTAGAAGTTTACCATCGCTTAGGTTCTCATTCTGCATTCTCTGAATGTTTCTATGCCAAAGACAACTTTTTAGTCTTGAAACGGCTGTATGGAATAACCCTCTACGACAGTATTCACCGTGGCCTACGTATCCCTAAGCAAGTCATACAAGACATTGATGAAGCTCTATACTATGCCCGTAGTCGCGGTCTCAATCCCCATGACATCCACGGTCGTAATGTGATGATGCACAAAGGCAGAGGATTAGTTGTAGACATTTCAGACTTTCTTGTTCAGGAACCCTGTTTAAAGTGGAATCATCTGAAGAAAGCCTACTACTGGCTATACCTTCCCTTCTTCTACCCACTGCGGCTACAAGTGCCATACTTTGCCCTAGATATTGTCCGCAAGACCTATCGTTTAGTAGCTTCGTTGCTATACAAAAAGCTACGACTAACGTCGGCAGTCGGGCAGAAAACTCCTACTGAGGTATAG
- a CDS encoding type II toxin-antitoxin system VapC family toxin — MTNSSVFIDTNILVYANLALSPFHVQATERLQTFSEQGIEIWISRQTLREYLAAMTRRGDLTGDIPMASLVADVRYFASSFRLAEDNLLVTERLLTIMEEILSGGKQVHDANIVATMLVYGIPQLLTHNTSDFARFSQLITLLPLEN, encoded by the coding sequence ATGACTAATAGCTCTGTCTTCATCGATACGAATATTTTAGTTTATGCAAATTTAGCCTTGTCACCATTTCATGTACAAGCTACAGAACGACTTCAGACGTTTTCAGAACAAGGCATTGAAATATGGATTAGCCGCCAAACTTTGCGGGAATATCTAGCAGCAATGACAAGGCGAGGGGACTTAACAGGAGACATTCCTATGGCATCCTTAGTAGCAGATGTGAGATATTTTGCTAGTTCCTTTCGCTTAGCAGAAGATAACTTATTGGTAACAGAGAGGTTACTGACAATCATGGAGGAAATTCTTAGCGGCGGTAAGCAAGTTCATGATGCAAATATTGTTGCCACGATGCTAGTTTATGGAATTCCTCAGTTACTAACTCATAACACAAGTGATTTTGCGCGGTTTTCTCAGTTAATTACTCTATTACCATTAGAAAATTAG
- a CDS encoding PadR family transcriptional regulator, producing MFRHFQLRFPTVAWAGISEDDLLLVSSRFQHGKHHGRHHDKHFGNEMFGRGWGDEHRNRRGDIKFILLELLSEHPSHGYDLIKEMENRYGGFRRLSPGSVYPTLQLLEEGGYLKSAQEGGKRIYTITDEGRQLLAERTQQETSDSPADTFKTFMKGKPQEFMELRNAVTELANVVVQVARSGNVERINRVRELIEQVKREIYAILAEK from the coding sequence ATGTTTAGACATTTTCAGTTGCGCTTTCCGACAGTTGCATGGGCAGGAATCAGCGAAGATGATTTATTGCTTGTTAGTTCTCGGTTTCAGCATGGCAAGCATCATGGCAGACATCATGACAAACACTTTGGCAATGAAATGTTTGGTCGTGGCTGGGGAGATGAACACCGGAACCGTCGGGGTGACATCAAATTCATTCTGTTGGAATTGTTATCCGAACACCCTAGTCACGGTTATGACCTAATTAAAGAGATGGAAAATCGCTATGGCGGTTTTCGTCGTCTCAGTCCTGGCTCAGTGTATCCAACACTCCAGTTACTGGAAGAAGGTGGTTATCTCAAGAGCGCACAAGAAGGTGGCAAGCGGATTTACACAATCACAGATGAGGGTAGACAACTCTTAGCAGAACGTACTCAACAGGAAACTTCAGACTCTCCTGCGGATACCTTCAAAACTTTTATGAAAGGTAAGCCCCAAGAGTTTATGGAGTTACGGAATGCTGTAACAGAATTAGCTAATGTTGTGGTGCAAGTTGCTCGTAGTGGCAATGTTGAGCGAATCAATCGGGTGCGTGAGCTTATAGAGCAAGTTAAACGGGAAATTTACGCGATTCTTGCTGAGAAATAA
- a CDS encoding DEAD/DEAH box helicase family protein: MPRTPTLTFDRGTLILHPPPRGKAWMDYATWDDRVEKFRIPAIRYRSLVEALQESEINFIDEAKEFYPLDLVPSLEMEPYPHQSEALAAWKLAGRQGLVVLPTAAGKTYLAQMAMQATPRTTLIVVPTLDLMHQWYAHLVAAFPDAEVGLLGGGSRDKTPILVSTYDSAAIHAETLGNQYALIVFDECHHLPTDFNRVIAEYAIAPYRLGLSATPERTDGKHADLNILIGREVYRKRAEDLAGKALAEHEIVQIKVKLSQLERERYNQLIQTRNDFLKQSKISLGSIQGWQMFVQMSARSQPGRRAMLAHREAKEIALGTDGKLRILVDLLAEHYPARILIFTADNATVYRISQDLLIPAITHQTPVKERHEILTKFREGEYNTLVASHVLNEGVDVPAASIAIILSGTGSAREYIQRLGRVLRKGNIENKQAILYEVVTEDTSEEGTSARRRGERNNEPQRRGGRREEENKRGTLQVVYGSGKERSAKAAEQLEINYSTEKLKSKIQNSDVTDRVIDASPKRGGDYPEEAED, encoded by the coding sequence ATGCCTCGCACTCCCACATTAACTTTTGATCGCGGCACATTAATTTTACATCCACCACCACGTGGCAAAGCTTGGATGGACTATGCCACATGGGATGATAGAGTGGAAAAATTCCGCATTCCAGCGATTAGATATCGATCGCTAGTGGAAGCACTACAAGAGTCAGAGATTAACTTTATTGACGAGGCGAAGGAATTTTATCCTCTAGATTTGGTTCCTAGTCTAGAAATGGAACCATATCCCCATCAGAGTGAGGCATTAGCAGCTTGGAAACTGGCAGGAAGGCAAGGGCTAGTGGTACTTCCTACCGCAGCGGGAAAGACTTATTTGGCGCAAATGGCGATGCAGGCGACGCCACGCACAACGTTGATTGTAGTGCCAACCTTGGATTTAATGCATCAATGGTATGCACATCTGGTAGCGGCGTTCCCCGATGCTGAAGTGGGATTGCTGGGGGGTGGTTCGCGGGATAAGACACCCATCTTAGTTTCAACTTACGACAGTGCTGCAATACACGCGGAAACGCTGGGCAACCAATATGCTTTGATTGTTTTTGATGAATGCCATCATTTGCCGACAGATTTTAATCGTGTGATTGCGGAGTATGCGATCGCACCCTATCGTTTAGGACTGTCAGCAACACCAGAACGCACTGATGGTAAACACGCTGACTTAAATATCCTCATTGGTAGAGAAGTATATCGCAAACGCGCTGAAGATTTAGCAGGCAAGGCGTTAGCAGAGCATGAAATTGTTCAAATTAAGGTGAAGTTATCGCAACTTGAGCGAGAAAGATATAACCAGTTAATTCAAACTCGCAATGACTTTTTAAAGCAATCAAAAATTTCTTTAGGGAGTATTCAAGGTTGGCAAATGTTCGTGCAAATGAGTGCGCGATCGCAACCTGGACGTAGAGCTATGTTAGCACACCGCGAAGCCAAAGAAATTGCTTTGGGTACTGATGGTAAATTGCGAATTTTGGTTGATTTATTAGCAGAACATTACCCCGCCAGGATTTTAATTTTCACTGCTGATAATGCTACGGTTTACCGCATTTCTCAAGATTTACTAATTCCGGCAATTACTCATCAAACACCTGTGAAAGAACGGCATGAGATTTTAACCAAATTTCGGGAGGGTGAATATAACACTTTGGTTGCTTCTCATGTGTTAAATGAGGGTGTTGATGTGCCTGCGGCTTCTATAGCAATTATTTTATCGGGGACTGGTTCGGCAAGGGAGTACATTCAACGGTTGGGAAGGGTTTTACGTAAGGGGAATATTGAAAATAAGCAGGCAATTTTGTATGAGGTGGTAACGGAGGATACGAGTGAGGAGGGAACTTCGGCAAGGCGAAGAGGGGAGAGGAATAACGAACCGCAGAGGCGCGGAGGACGCAGAGAAGAGGAGAATAAGAGAGGAACTTTGCAGGTTGTGTATGGAAGTGGGAAGGAAAGGAGTGCTAAGGCAGCGGAACAGTTAGAAATAAATTATTCAACGGAAAAGTTAAAATCTAAAATCCAAAATTCAGATGTTACCGACAGAGTTATTGATGCATCGCCAAAACGGGGAGGAGATTATCCCGAAGAGGCTGAAGATTGA
- a CDS encoding GlsB/YeaQ/YmgE family stress response membrane protein, whose amino-acid sequence MNILAWIVLGLIAGAIAKAIYPGHQGGGILGTILLGIIGAFVGGSLGVFFSTGSLSLAAPSLSIPGIAVAVLGAIVAVFLWNLITRRSTI is encoded by the coding sequence ATGAATATTCTTGCTTGGATTGTTTTAGGTCTAATTGCTGGTGCTATAGCTAAAGCTATCTACCCTGGACATCAAGGTGGCGGAATACTGGGAACAATCTTGTTAGGAATAATTGGCGCTTTTGTAGGCGGTAGCTTGGGTGTATTTTTCAGTACAGGAAGCTTGTCCCTAGCAGCTCCCAGCTTAAGTATTCCCGGTATTGCAGTAGCTGTTCTTGGTGCGATTGTTGCTGTCTTCTTGTGGAACTTAATAACCCGCCGTAGCACTATTTAA
- a CDS encoding DUF790 family protein — protein MLPTELLMHRQNGEEIIPKRLKIDTKTSELAIELINYFQAAVGKTQGALERLLSDFEGDATDYRVKRGLAYILKSSFCTFEVVSPLEPPMLRERVFAMAAKSVSSRESTQVTLSKVADELTQELEREVLIEQVRDGLYADLAENKILTNFDAPIPSDLLNRYNLSQVQGVFYKASQLVLNAHRNVPGEYKLLFRYLKLFQLMAYIEGDADHGFTITIDGPTSLFNPSTRYGLAIAKLIPALLHVTKWSLSSILQTRDAYTNAWKTGRFTLNSECGLVSHYPPGKPYDSMLEASFADKWDSLKSGWVLEREVDLIPIPGSVMIPDFRLVHPDGRSFLLEIVGYWRPEYLQKKFSQVRRAGRDDLILAISERLNLEKAGVKLNDVPARIVWFKDKLLPKSVLAVID, from the coding sequence ATGTTACCGACAGAGTTATTGATGCATCGCCAAAACGGGGAGGAGATTATCCCGAAGAGGCTGAAGATTGATACTAAAACTTCAGAGTTGGCGATTGAGTTAATTAATTATTTTCAAGCAGCAGTAGGTAAGACTCAGGGTGCACTGGAACGTCTACTTTCTGATTTTGAAGGTGATGCAACAGATTATCGCGTGAAACGGGGATTAGCTTATATTCTTAAAAGCAGTTTCTGTACGTTTGAGGTAGTTAGCCCGTTAGAACCGCCAATGTTAAGAGAACGGGTATTTGCAATGGCTGCAAAATCAGTTTCTAGTCGGGAATCAACACAAGTTACTCTTAGCAAAGTCGCTGATGAGTTAACTCAAGAACTTGAACGCGAGGTTTTAATAGAACAAGTTCGTGATGGACTATATGCTGATTTAGCTGAGAATAAAATTTTGACTAATTTTGATGCACCAATACCGTCTGATTTGTTAAATCGATATAACTTATCTCAAGTACAAGGTGTATTTTATAAAGCTAGTCAACTTGTGTTAAATGCTCATCGGAATGTTCCGGGAGAATATAAGCTGTTATTTCGTTATCTCAAGTTGTTTCAATTAATGGCTTATATAGAGGGTGATGCTGACCACGGATTTACAATTACCATTGATGGGCCGACAAGTTTATTTAATCCTAGTACGCGATATGGTTTAGCGATCGCTAAACTTATCCCCGCTTTACTTCACGTTACTAAATGGAGTCTTTCCTCTATTCTCCAAACCCGTGACGCCTATACAAATGCTTGGAAAACTGGACGTTTTACCCTCAATTCTGAATGTGGTTTGGTATCGCATTATCCACCAGGAAAACCCTACGATAGTATGCTAGAAGCATCCTTTGCTGATAAGTGGGATTCGCTTAAAAGTGGCTGGGTATTAGAGAGAGAAGTTGATTTAATTCCCATTCCCGGTAGTGTAATGATACCTGATTTTCGCTTGGTGCATCCTGATGGGCGCAGCTTCTTATTAGAAATTGTTGGTTATTGGCGACCGGAATATTTACAAAAGAAGTTTTCTCAGGTACGGCGTGCTGGACGTGACGACTTAATTTTGGCCATTTCCGAGCGACTTAATTTAGAAAAAGCGGGAGTAAAATTAAATGATGTCCCTGCAAGAATTGTTTGGTTTAAAGATAAGTTATTGCCAAAATCTGTGTTAGCTGTAATAGATTAA
- a CDS encoding polyphosphate kinase 2 family protein, which yields MNHDAFIVPPNSKISLRKNYDPAYKTQFHEKTDAATKLQADIERLANYQNILYAQNTNALLIIFQAMDAAGKDSTIKHVMSGVNPQGCQVFSFKGPSDEELDHDYLWRTTRALPERGRIGIFNRSYYEEVLVVRVHPEILAKQQLPQLPQGNQIWKQRFEEINNFEKYLVNNGVIILKFFLNVSKSEQKKRFLDRIDSPEKHWKFSANDVKERAFWDDYMRAYEEVFNHTSTECAPWYIIPADRKWFTRLVVADIICTKLQNLNLQYPTVTEEHKQQLLQAKSILEQED from the coding sequence ATGAATCATGATGCTTTTATTGTTCCACCAAACTCTAAAATTTCTCTGCGAAAAAACTACGATCCAGCTTATAAAACTCAATTTCATGAAAAAACTGATGCTGCAACTAAATTACAAGCAGATATTGAACGATTAGCAAATTACCAAAATATTCTGTATGCTCAAAACACCAATGCCTTACTGATTATTTTTCAGGCAATGGATGCAGCTGGTAAAGACAGCACAATTAAACACGTGATGTCTGGCGTCAACCCTCAAGGATGCCAAGTTTTTAGTTTTAAGGGGCCGAGCGACGAAGAGTTAGACCATGACTACCTGTGGCGGACAACGAGGGCTTTACCAGAACGGGGAAGAATTGGGATATTTAACCGCTCATACTATGAAGAGGTGTTAGTGGTTCGTGTTCATCCAGAAATTCTAGCAAAGCAACAACTTCCACAATTACCACAGGGAAATCAGATATGGAAGCAGCGCTTTGAAGAAATTAATAACTTTGAAAAATATTTGGTTAACAATGGCGTCATCATCCTGAAATTTTTTCTCAATGTTTCTAAATCAGAGCAAAAAAAACGCTTTTTAGATAGGATTGACTCGCCCGAAAAACATTGGAAATTTTCTGCTAATGATGTTAAAGAAAGAGCTTTTTGGGATGATTATATGAGGGCTTATGAAGAAGTTTTTAACCATACTAGTACCGAATGTGCGCCTTGGTATATTATTCCTGCCGATCGCAAATGGTTTACACGCCTAGTAGTTGCTGATATTATCTGTACCAAACTACAAAACCTAAATCTGCAATATCCTACTGTCACTGAAGAACATAAACAGCAACTTTTGCAGGCTAAATCTATACTAGAGCAAGAAGATTAA
- a CDS encoding DUF6174 domain-containing protein, with protein sequence MRLPLAISAMLVASLGLNTPVMSQTSIYVSQTRAIASSNVGKFRINRRLWNRQNISNYRYTFQRNCNCLPKATAPVVIEVRNGVTTSITYADSGQPADIELFRKYNTIPKLFNIIKDAIARKAYNLTVKYDPTLGYPTQINIDYDSQIADDEVFLTIENLQNIRH encoded by the coding sequence ATGCGCTTGCCTCTTGCTATTAGTGCAATGTTAGTGGCGTCTTTGGGTTTGAACACACCAGTAATGTCTCAAACTTCTATATACGTATCACAAACACGAGCGATCGCTAGTTCAAACGTAGGAAAATTTAGGATTAATCGCCGATTGTGGAATCGGCAAAATATCTCTAATTATCGTTATACGTTTCAAAGAAATTGCAATTGTTTACCCAAAGCCACAGCACCAGTGGTTATTGAAGTACGTAATGGTGTCACGACTTCGATCACTTATGCCGATAGTGGTCAACCAGCAGATATAGAATTATTTCGGAAATACAATACAATTCCCAAGCTTTTTAATATTATTAAGGATGCGATCGCCCGTAAAGCATACAACCTGACTGTAAAATACGACCCTACACTTGGCTACCCAACTCAAATTAATATCGATTACGATAGCCAAATCGCAGATGATGAAGTATTCTTGACTATTGAAAATCTGCAAAATATCAGACACTAA
- a CDS encoding PD-(D/E)XK nuclease family protein — translation MQFDTQLLPRINAKSQRENGKQYYVDAKGNRLPSVTTILNATKPQADRDRLLNWKARVGAEEATRISTNASRRGTQTHKQIERYLLGQNPVCPEASLPYWESIKPVLQEIDTVRLVEGSVFHYDLSYSGKVDCIASYQGIPCVCEWKTADKPKGSIEHLYEHPLQITAYMGAINEYYRDYGIQINHALLVVAIPEMPAEIFWFESAAIKDYWEQWEQRVAQYWERRPVWS, via the coding sequence ATGCAATTTGACACCCAACTGCTACCTCGGATTAATGCCAAATCTCAGAGAGAAAATGGTAAACAATATTATGTAGATGCCAAGGGTAATCGCCTTCCTAGCGTTACTACAATACTTAATGCTACTAAACCCCAAGCAGACCGTGACAGATTATTGAACTGGAAAGCGCGTGTTGGTGCAGAAGAAGCTACCCGCATTTCTACAAACGCTAGTCGTCGGGGAACGCAAACGCATAAACAAATTGAACGCTACTTGCTTGGTCAAAATCCTGTTTGTCCGGAAGCGAGTCTTCCTTATTGGGAAAGTATCAAGCCAGTTTTACAAGAAATCGACACAGTTAGACTTGTTGAAGGTTCCGTGTTTCATTATGATTTGAGCTATTCGGGCAAAGTTGATTGTATTGCTAGCTATCAAGGCATTCCCTGCGTTTGTGAGTGGAAAACCGCAGACAAACCCAAAGGCTCAATTGAGCATTTATACGAACATCCACTGCAAATTACGGCATATATGGGAGCAATTAACGAGTATTATCGAGATTATGGTATTCAGATAAATCATGCTTTGTTAGTGGTAGCGATTCCAGAGATGCCGGCTGAGATATTTTGGTTTGAATCAGCAGCTATCAAAGACTACTGGGAGCAGTGGGAACAAAGAGTTGCCCAGTATTGGGAACGCAGACCGGTTTGGAGTTAG